In the genome of Deltaproteobacteria bacterium, one region contains:
- a CDS encoding ATP-binding cassette domain-containing protein codes for MLHDINFDVHAGGFVGIVGPNGAGKTTLMRTIMGLMPVVSGRVEVFGSPPGG; via the coding sequence GTGCTGCACGACATCAACTTCGACGTGCACGCGGGCGGGTTCGTGGGCATCGTCGGACCCAACGGAGCCGGCAAGACGACGCTGATGCGCACGATCATGGGGCTCATGCCGGTGGTGAGCGGCCGGGTGGAGGTGTTCGGCTCCCCGCCCGGCGGGA